A stretch of DNA from Phycisphaerales bacterium AB-hyl4:
CCGCGTGCGCGTCGCGAGGGTGATTTTCTGGTGAACCAACCAGGTCGAGTGCTTCGGCCGGACGACGGGAGCTTGTGGATCTTTCAGCCGACGGTGCGGGAGGATGAAGAAGCGGAGGCGGACGCCTTGCCACCGATGCTGGTGCTGCCGTCGGGTCGGCTGGAGATGATCGAAACGTACATGCAGGAGCAGGGGGGCGACGCGTGGTTCGAAGTGTCCGGCCGTATACACGCATATCGTGGCGTGAACTACCTGTTGCTGACACAGGCACGGCCGCGTGTGAGTGCGGAGGCGCAGTCGACGGATGAGGGTGACGAGTCGGCGGAGCAGGCCGAGGCGGTGGATGAGGATGAGGACCCGATGTTGCGAGCGTTGCTGGAGCAACGACAGGCAGCGCCGTCAACGCCTCGTGAGCAGGCGACGACGGATCGGCCACGCGATCGTGCGGCCGTGGTGGCGGGCAGTGCGCCGGGGTCAGGCGAGGCGGCAGGCGAGACGTTGCGGGATGAGGGCAGCATGCTGGTGCAGCGTCGCGGTCGCGTGACGCGCGCGCGGGACGGAGGGCATGTGTTGTTTACGTTTGAGGCGGATGGGCGTGAGTCGCCGGAGTCGCCGATGATACTGCAGCCTTGCCGGTTGATGGAGTCGATGGAGCGAATCGTGCAGCAGCGTGGCGAGCAGGTGTTGTTCGTCGTCTCGGGACAGGTGCAGCGCTATCGGGGCGCGAATTATCTGTTGCCGACGATGATGCGCGTCTCGCCGGAGAAGGGGAACCTGGGGCGGTAAGGTTTGAGTTGCGATTCTGTCAGTCGGGCCAGTCACCGATGAACACTTCGGTGGCGGGGCCGGTCATGTATACGTGATTGTTGCTTTCGCGCCATTCGAGCGTGAGATCGCCGCCGGGCAGGTGGGCGGTGATGGTGCGGTCGTTGCGATCGGTGAGCACACCTGCGACGCAGACAGCACTCGCGCCCGTACCGCAGGCGAGTGTGATGCCGCTGCCGCGTTCCCATGTTCGCATGGTGACTTCGTTGCGGGCGTGGAGCTGGACGAAGTGGATGTTCATGCGGTTTGGAAAGGCCGGGTGTCGTTCGAGCAGCGGGCCGAGGCGGGTCAGGTCGATGGCATGAACATCGGGCACGTAGATCATCGCATGGGGGTTGCCCATGGAGACGAAGGTGGTGGTGAGCAACTCGTTGCTCTGCGCGATGGAGAGGCGGAAGGTTTGTGGCTGATCGGTCGGCGTGAGCTTGTCGGGGGCGACGGGGACGTGGGCGGGTTCGAGGATGGGGGCGCCCATGTCGACAGTAACCTGATCGACCTTGCCGTCCGCGTTTGTGGTGTATTCGAGGCTGAGCACGCCGTTGCCGGTCTGAACGCGCATGGGGTTGGCGGCGGTGATGCCGTAGTCGTGGGCGAGCTTGCAGACACAGCGGACGCCGTTGCCGCACATCTCGGCTTCGGAGCCGTCGGCGTTGAACATACGCATGCGAACGTCGGCCTCAACGCCGGGCTCGGGCGGCAGGGCAAGGATGAGGCCGTCGCCGCCGACGCCGAAGTGTCGGTCGGCGATGCGCGGCGCGAGGTCGGCGGGATCGGCGATGGTGTGTTCGTAGCCGTTGACGTAGACGTAGTCATTGCCAAGGCCGTGCATCTTGATGAAGCGCATGGGGGTGCTCTGCGTGGGTGCGAGTGCGGTTGGGGAGGGATTATAACGGAAGGTCGGCGCGGTGACCCCACGGATTCGCTGCGCTACATCCGTGGGCTTTATGGGTTGGTTACGGGAGCAGGGCGGTGGCGAGGATGTAGAGGGTGATGACTACGAGCAGGGCGGTGGCGGCGGTGAGGTTGATCCAGAACATCTGGCGGTCAATGCTCAGGCGGTCGACGGGTTGGCCGACGATGCTGCGGAGATAGTCCTGTCGCCAGCCGATCGAGCCGTGCCGCCAGCTTTTCTTGTGGATGGGGACATGGTTGAGCAGCGCGACCTGCTGAAGCGCGCCGACCATTGTCTCGGCGGACTCGTGGTCGACAATGACACGGCCGTCGGCGTCGCGGGCTGGCTCGGCCCGATTGCCGGCGAGATGTTGCACGGCGAACGTGTCGGCCTGACGTTCGATGCGGCGCGAAACCCAGCCGAAGCCGAGGTACCAGCACAGGCCAGTCGCGAGCAGGGTTGCGCCGACGACGCCCTCTTCGGTGCGCAGGATGTCGAGCAGGCCGAACGTCCAGCCGGCCATGACCAGTTGCGGGCCGGTTGTTTCGTCGCCCGTGGGGAGCGTTTCGGCGAGAGTGAAGAACATCAGGCCGAAGCCGAGCTGAAAGAGGCCCAGCATGCCCAGTGCAATGGCGATCAGCCAGAACATGTGATGCCGACGCACGTGGGCAAGTTCGTGCGCCATCACCGCCTCGACCTGCTCCCGGCGGACCATTTCGAGCAATGCATCGGTGAGCAGGATGTAGCGAACAGGGGCGAAAACGCCCATCACGGCTGCGTTGATCATGCCGCCGAACGTTCGCCAGAGCAGCAGCTCGCGTACGCCCACGCGATGTTGCCTGCACATGGCTTGCAGGCGATCGCGGAGCTCGCCCGCCGGCAGGGGCACGGTGTCCCAGACATGGCGGATGATCAGCGGAGCAAGCAGGAAGATGCACCCCGCACCAAAGAAGACCAGCAGGGGCGTGGGGTCACGGCCAACCAGTTGCCAGTCGGGGGGGGTGAAGCGTTCGACGGTCTGCGTCCAGGTGAGGATCAGCAGCAGCGGCACGAGCACCAGGGCCATGTGATGCCGAACCTGTGCGAGCACGAACTGGCTCCGCGTCCAGACGGGATAGATGGGCATGCCCGCGTCGAGTCGGCCGATCAGCGACGACTCGCGGATTCGCCGTTCGATGGGGTAGTACGCCCACCACGCGGCGATGAGCAGCGCCAGCGTCGGCAACAGCACGACCAACTCGTCGAGCAGGATCAGGTCACCGATGAGCCCGCGCACGGCGATCAGCAGGCCCAAGTACAGATCAAGCCCGTACAGCCCGACGGCCGCGAGGCGGTAGAGGCTGCCCCAGCGGTCGAGGCGGACCATTGCCCGCTGCGCCCCCGGCTTGCCGAGCTTGCCGAGCATGTGTCGGCAAAGCAGCCAGTAGCCGACGAACAGGGCGAGCTTGGGCAGCGTAACCACCGTCAGCAGCGCCAGGCCGGCCAGACGCGGCGCATCGACGGCCATCACGGGGAAGGCGTCGTGGAGGAACAAGGCGAGGATCAGGACGATCAGTAGGATCTGCATACGTAAGTGGGAATGGTTCGCTGAGGGTAAGTGTTGGATTTTACAGGGAGTTTACGCCGGTTGTGCCGATGGTGTCGTTGGCGCGATGAACTTGTCGGCCGAGGGCGGCAGGGGCCAGGTGGGTTGAAGGCGTTGGTGTGGTATCGTAGGCGTGCTGTGCGGTAAACCTTGCAGGAGTTTTTGATGTCAGAGAACCCGTCGAATCAGCCATCGGAAGAATCAGGCAGCGGCCCGGTCGGCCGCGGGCCGGTTGACCCGCGTGGCGCGAACCAGCCACCCCCGCCGCCGCCGCAGGGCTATGCACCGGTGGCGATGATGCCTGCCGCGCCGCAACAGCGTGGTATGTGGGGCAAGCTTGGGGCGTCGTTGCTGACGACGGTGCTGCTGCTGTCGATTGGTGTGAATATTTACCTGGGCATCATCGTCGCGGCCTATACGGGCGGCGGGCCAAGGGAGTCGGCTTACGAAGACGGCGACCGCTCGCACCGCATTGTCGTGCTGCCGATTGAAGAGATGGTCACGGACAGCACGCACGCGTTCGTCCGTCGGGCGCTGCGTCTGCTGGAGGATGACCCGCCCGCGGCCGTGGTGCTGCGCATCGACTGCCCCGGCGGAACAGTGGCGGCGTCGGACCGGGTTTGGCATGAAATCACACGATTCAAAGAGAAAACCAACGTGCCGGTGGTCGCCAGCTTCGGGTCCGTGGCGGCGAGCGGAGGCTATTACATCGCAGCGCCGGCGGACGCGATTGTCGCCGAGCCGACCACGATTACCGGCAGCATCGGCGTGATCGTGATGGGCTTCACCGTCAACGAACTGCTGGACAAGATCGGCGTGACGCCCGAAATCGTCACCTCGGAGTTTTCAACCAACAAAGACCAGTTGCTACCCATCCGCCCGTGGACGGACGAGGAGCGGGAAATCCTTCGCGTTACTCGGCTCGAGCCGGCATGGGAGCGGTTTGTGCACGTGGTTCACGAAGGCCGGTCACATGTGCTGGACGAGGCCGCGATTCGCGAGCTCGCCACCGGCGAGGTGTTTTCCGCACAGCAGGCGTACGACCTTAAACTGGTCGACCAGATCGGCTACATGGAAGACGCGCTGGCGCTGGCCCGCGAGCAAGCGGACCTGCCGGAGGGTGTGGAGCCGCGGGTGACGATTATTCGCCAGCCGAGGGGGTTCGGTCTGATGAGCCTGCTGGCCGCCAGCGGCTCGACCGAACTGGACGCCATGCAGCAGGTTCGGCAGCTTCGCGACCTTTCGCCCGAGCAACTGCGGGCTTGGGTGATGGAGATGGCCGCGCCGCGGGCGATGTACCAGAGCTCGCAACGGTAAACGGCCGGCGACCGCCGAGCGTGGCCGTCGGCTCCGGGGCGAAAAATGTTGGCGGATTTTGTGTAACTCGTGTGTATCGAGTAAGATGATGCCAGCCTATACGCCCTCATAGGGCAGCTTTGGCGCGTGCCAGTCAGCGTGTTCTGGCCTCATTCGTCGCCGGGTGTATTCACGGCCTCATACCGATCAAAAGGATCACGAATTATGAACGTTCGAGAATGGCTTAACAACAACTCTGCTGTCGTGACCATCGTGGCGGTGCTCGTGCTCTGCTTCGCCTTGGCGTTCATCATCTGGAACAACACGCCGACCCGACCCGGGCCGATCGATATTTACTTTGTCGACCTGAACACCGGCGAACTGTTCGTCGGCAAGAACAATGAGCACCCGCCGATCCAGGCCCCCTCAGACAACGAGGGTGAGTACAACGGTGTGCGAATTCACATGTACTCCTGCGGCGACTGCCCCTCGCGACTCCAGGGCCGATCGGTCGAAGACCTGGCCAGCGACGGCGTTTTCGTGGCCTACTACGAACGCTATACCGATGAAGCGCGCCAAGCCTTGCAACGGGATATGACCGAGTCGAGTCCCGAAGACGAAATGCGCTATTACGAAGTGATCGAAATGGGCCAACTCGTCCGCTCCCCCGAGCGAACGGAGTGGGTCTCGATCAACTCTGAAGCCGGCTATCGGCTGATGAGCCGATTTGGTGATCGCTGCGACCGTGGCGACACGCCCTCGATCTGTCGGCCGTAAGTCGGCCAGACGCAAACCCTGTGGTGTAATGAAACGCCACTGGCATGCGGGAACCTCGGACGCGTATGTGTTTGGCGACAAGCCTTGCACGCAACGCTCCGCCGAGCTTCATCGCATGCCAGTGGCGTTTTTATTTGCGCGCAAGCTAAGACCGAAGCCAACGAACGGCATGATCTGTTAAGGCCTCGCCGAGCGTTTGCAGCAGCGGACTGCAAACTCGCAGGTCAACGCGACAAGTCGCTTAGCCGCGGCAGGCGGCGTTTCGTCGAGCGGCAGGGGGTTGGGGCTGTTGAAGGTGTGCGAGGCGTCTTGAATGATCTCCAACTGCCCACGCTCGCCCGCGGCCGAAGTAAGCGATTGCGCCGACTCGACCGGGACGATTTCGTCCGCGCTGCCGTGCACGATCAACACCGGCCAATTGCCCTGGCCCGCCATCGCCTGCGGGTCGAGGGCCTCGCCCTGCGTTTCAATATCCGTCAGCCAGTCACGCCCCACCATCAGCAGCTGTCCCGTTCGGCCGGAGGGTGACGCGACCTTGCCCGCCCGGCGCAACATTGCATCCTGCTCCGGCTGCAGATGATTCGCACGATCCGGAGCCGCCGCCGACACCACACCCACCGGCATCGGCACGGCAAGCGCCAACTCCGCGCCGCCTTGCGCAGCAAGCTGGCCGCTGGCGCACAGCGCGGTCACACCGCCGCGGCTGTGGCCGAACCACACCTGCGGCAGCGTCCGATCGGCGGACGCACCGGCGATCTCGCCCGCATCGGCCGCGGCCGCAACGGTCCATAAGTCCTCAACCTGTCGGCTGAACGTGTCGCGCTCGAACAGCTCCGGCCGTTCAAACGTGTCGACGTTGCGCGTCATCCCGCTGTGGCTGAAATTAAAGCGATGCGCAATCAGCCCCTGCTCCGCGGCCGCGCGAGCGAGGTATGGAAACAGGCCGTAGTCTTTGTAACCCTTGAACCCATGCGCGATCAGCAGCACGCCGACCGCGTCATTGTCGGGCAGGTGAGCCGTGCCGTAGATCGGCTGATCATCCGAGCCGGCGAGTTGCCAGTCGACTTGTCGAGGCATGGCGTGCCCTTTCAACTACAGCCGGGCGATGACCGCGTCGGCGAAGCCCATCGTGCCGAGTTTGCCGCCGATGTCGCCGGTTTTTTCGCCATCGGCAAGCGCCTGGTTGTACGCCTGCTTGATGCGGCTGGCGGCTGTCTTGCACGCCTCGTCGTCTTGGGTGGCGTGCACATGATTCAGCATCATCACGGCCGACATGAGCAGGGCGAGCGGGTTGGCGATGCCCTTGCCCGCGATGTCCGGCGCTG
This window harbors:
- a CDS encoding M48 family metallopeptidase, with product MQILLIVLILALFLHDAFPVMAVDAPRLAGLALLTVVTLPKLALFVGYWLLCRHMLGKLGKPGAQRAMVRLDRWGSLYRLAAVGLYGLDLYLGLLIAVRGLIGDLILLDELVVLLPTLALLIAAWWAYYPIERRIRESSLIGRLDAGMPIYPVWTRSQFVLAQVRHHMALVLVPLLLILTWTQTVERFTPPDWQLVGRDPTPLLVFFGAGCIFLLAPLIIRHVWDTVPLPAGELRDRLQAMCRQHRVGVRELLLWRTFGGMINAAVMGVFAPVRYILLTDALLEMVRREQVEAVMAHELAHVRRHHMFWLIAIALGMLGLFQLGFGLMFFTLAETLPTGDETTGPQLVMAGWTFGLLDILRTEEGVVGATLLATGLCWYLGFGWVSRRIERQADTFAVQHLAGNRAEPARDADGRVIVDHESAETMVGALQQVALLNHVPIHKKSWRHGSIGWRQDYLRSIVGQPVDRLSIDRQMFWINLTAATALLVVITLYILATALLP
- the dapF gene encoding diaminopimelate epimerase gives rise to the protein MRFIKMHGLGNDYVYVNGYEHTIADPADLAPRIADRHFGVGGDGLILALPPEPGVEADVRMRMFNADGSEAEMCGNGVRCVCKLAHDYGITAANPMRVQTGNGVLSLEYTTNADGKVDQVTVDMGAPILEPAHVPVAPDKLTPTDQPQTFRLSIAQSNELLTTTFVSMGNPHAMIYVPDVHAIDLTRLGPLLERHPAFPNRMNIHFVQLHARNEVTMRTWERGSGITLACGTGASAVCVAGVLTDRNDRTITAHLPGGDLTLEWRESNNHVYMTGPATEVFIGDWPD
- a CDS encoding alpha/beta hydrolase codes for the protein MPRQVDWQLAGSDDQPIYGTAHLPDNDAVGVLLIAHGFKGYKDYGLFPYLARAAAEQGLIAHRFNFSHSGMTRNVDTFERPELFERDTFSRQVEDLWTVAAAADAGEIAGASADRTLPQVWFGHSRGGVTALCASGQLAAQGGAELALAVPMPVGVVSAAAPDRANHLQPEQDAMLRRAGKVASPSGRTGQLLMVGRDWLTDIETQGEALDPQAMAGQGNWPVLIVHGSADEIVPVESAQSLTSAAGERGQLEIIQDASHTFNSPNPLPLDETPPAAAKRLVALTCEFAVRCCKRSARP
- the sppA gene encoding signal peptide peptidase SppA, translating into MSENPSNQPSEESGSGPVGRGPVDPRGANQPPPPPPQGYAPVAMMPAAPQQRGMWGKLGASLLTTVLLLSIGVNIYLGIIVAAYTGGGPRESAYEDGDRSHRIVVLPIEEMVTDSTHAFVRRALRLLEDDPPAAVVLRIDCPGGTVAASDRVWHEITRFKEKTNVPVVASFGSVAASGGYYIAAPADAIVAEPTTITGSIGVIVMGFTVNELLDKIGVTPEIVTSEFSTNKDQLLPIRPWTDEEREILRVTRLEPAWERFVHVVHEGRSHVLDEAAIRELATGEVFSAQQAYDLKLVDQIGYMEDALALAREQADLPEGVEPRVTIIRQPRGFGLMSLLAASGSTELDAMQQVRQLRDLSPEQLRAWVMEMAAPRAMYQSSQR